TATGACCATTTCCAGCACAATTACATAAATATATGCCCGCGCTACTATGGCTATGGTCACCATTGTTTGTAAAATCACTTATATTATTATTGATTATGATTGGGTAATTCACTCCCAATATCAGTATCCCATACCTAGTTCTTGCGGATATATCATTATTATATATTATAATATTATCTAAATAATTATTTTCTGATCCACTCGCATAAATACCACTGGGATGATCGGCAGGGCCGTCGTTGGAGGTTCCTGTGACATAAAATCCGTCTATTGTAACATTATTAGAGATTATTTTAACTATATATTTTTCTTCTGAATAGATCTTCGGTTTTTCTCCTCCATCTCCCATTAGAATAAGAGGCTTATCTATCACCAGGTTCTCGGTATAATTTCCCGCCATCACCGTAATTTTTCCTCCGGGCGAGACATCTCTGATCGCATCACCTATCTTGGTGCGGTTGACTTCATACCCTTCGGCCTCGCACTGGCTGTATCCGGGCTCATATACGCAGATATTCTTTGGCCTCTCGACCGATATAGAACCCTCTGAGAAGTTTGAATTATCGCCGTCATCCCAGCAGGTTATATTCCAGGCATATTTGCCTGGCTGTGGTACCTCAGCTCTCAATAAACTCTCTGATCCGTTGATGGGAGATCCGTCCCGATCTTCCTCAGAACCATTTATATAAAAGACGCATCGATCCAGGCGGCGGTCATCGGCGGGGATGTAGACGAACTCTATCGTCTGATTCACAAAACAAAGATCACCGTCCTGGGGATATAAGATCGTCACCAACGGGGGATTATCCCTTTGAATGATTATCGCATTTTCAGGGCCCACGTTGGACGCAGACTCGTTATCGTAGCAGATGACCTTCCATGTGTGAAGGCCGCTGGTATTGAAAGTCCAGTTGAAGGTGGTGTCTTCGACTCCGATCACAGGGCTTTCGCTCTTCAATCCGGTGTCGTTTTCGTCGATGAGGAGGGCACAGTATTCGATCTTCTTATCGTCGGATGGCCGGTAAACGAAATGGACCGCCTTATTGACATAGCTGGAATTATCACCATCGTCTGGTGATATCAAGACGACAGTTGGAGGCTGGTTCTTCAGAATCTCGACGCTCCAGACCTCCTGGGACGGATTGCATTGCCCTTCTTCGTCGCAGCACTCCACCGACCAGGTGTAGATTCCCGTATCATTGAACTGATATTCAAAGGTGTTCACGGATCCATTTTCCGGATTGATTTTCACATTATCGGTGCGGCTTTCATTTATAAATAATGTACAATTTCTTAGATTGTTATCTGTGGGAATGAAATTGAGCGCCATCACCTCTCCCTCGTGGCCGATGCTGCCGTCATGCGGATCTTCCAGCCTCACTTTTGGTTGGGGGTCCTTGATGGTTATCCGCCTTTCACGAGCCGGAGTACATTTCGATACGTTGTTGCAGCAGACTATCTTCCACACGAAATCGCCTGTGTTGTTGAATGTATGGTAAAGGGTATAATTCCTCCCGCTGGAGGGGATTTCGTTGCGGTCTTTTTCTTCGTTAGCGATGAAGAGGTCGCAGTATTCGATCCTGTTGACATCATCAGGAGAATAATCAAATCCAACCCGATCCCACAGATAATATACGGCTTGGTCATCGGGCGAAACCAGCTTTACTTTCGGGAATCCCTCACATGGTCCTATCTCCAGGTCGTCTATCCAGCCAGCTTGAGACCTGTATCCGCTCTTTGTACCTTGGAACTTCCAGGATACGATATGGGAACCGTTGGGAATCCTATTGTTTTGATCGGTGATATAGTAATCCCACTCACGGCTATTTTGATCATTCTCTCGCAGGGCGCCTATATAATTACCATCAATATAAAAGAAGATGCTTCCACCATCTTCAGACAGCTTCCACCAGAAGCTCACGTTAACGGGACCTTCCTCGACTTCCACCCTCCTGCATATTATCGTTGAATTGAATCCTTCTACTTCACCTGACCTTAAAGACCAACTGCTATTATGTCCCGTGGAATTTATCACCCATCCGCAATCATCATTGCAGGGCCCTTCTGTGATGCAATCTATCCATCCGAAACCCATATTTTCGTTTTCGAAATCTAAGCACTCCCCGAGGGATGGGATCAAAAATGCAAAAAATATTACATATATTAGACAAGCTAAATTAATAAAATTACGCTTAAGGTTACTTGAGGCAGTGACACTGTATATGAGGGTTCCACACAACCAGATCGACATTTTTATATCATCTCCCTAACGTGTTGCATCCGCATTGCTTCATGCTGACGAACGACGGCGTCTCTGACCTCCAGATTCCTTAAGACATGAGATGTATAAATCATTTTCGTTTATACAAAAGAGATTATCTATAAAAAATTAAATATAGATGATTTCTAAAAACTAAAATAATGGTAAAGTATATACTATAAAAATCCATAATACATGGTATGAAGGACCCGTATAGATTTCTCTATATTGCAGGAATACTTTGAAAACGTTCTAACGCGTAGTAATAAGCTATCAGCTATATCCAAAATTGTTAACTGGATTGGCTTTTGCCTGTAGCTGATGGTCTGTACAAAAACAACACCCTTCGATGGAGTAGACCTAATATTGAAATTATTATGATGATAATGCTATGACTCTCCTGCGGCTCTATGGTCTTTCAGTCCCTCAGTTGGAGCTTCAGGTTGCAGATGGAATTTCATTTCGAGTTTTCCTTGGGACGACCGAAACCATCTCCGATTACACTACTGTCTGGCTCTTTCTTAAGATATACCAGCTTCGTGCTAAAGGATATGACGTGAAGAAAGGCCTAATCCAGGATGCTTCTTTAATAACTTCTGATCAAGGTCATACGAAAAAGGTTGTTCCCCGAGGAGGTGTTGTGGGTGCAGGTCATTGAAAATCTCTACTTTGGGTTCGATTGGCTGAGACTTCGACGAACATTGATCCTTACGACCGGTTTTAAGGGCAATCGTTTGAACCGCCTACAACCGCGGCCCAGAATTCACCCTAAGCGGCCGGAAACCTTGATATACCAGTTTCCCCCTCCAGAAAGCCGTCGTGGGCGTGTAGCCTAGCCAGGACAAGGCGGCAGCCTCCTAAGCTGTAGATCAAGGGTTCGAATCCCTTCACGCCCGCCAACTTCGACCTCGCTTTCCTCTTCGCTTTCCTCTCTCCTATCTTGCTGATCCAATCGCCCCGGCGAGATTTCAGGGCACGATCTTTGATATGGCGACCTCGATGATATCCTCGGCCCCCGCCTTCTTGAGGAGGGGGATGAGAAGGTTTATCCCTGACCGGTCGACGACGGACTGGACGGCGTAGAACCCGGAGTTGTAGAGCTTCGAGACCGTCGGCCGCTTCATGCTGGGAAGAAGGGCGATCACCTCCTCGATCCGGTCCTCGGGGACGTTCAGGGCGATCAAGACCTTCCCCCTCGCCCTGGTGACGGCGAAGAGCATCGTCTCGATAGCCTCTATCTCCTCCCTCTTCTCGGGATCGGCCCAGCTATTCTTGTTGGCGATCAGCTCCGAGGTCGACTCCAGGATGACGTCGACGATCTTGAGGCCGTTTTTGACCAGGGTCGAGCCGGTCTCCGTCAGGTCGACGACGGCGTCGGCGAGCTCCGGGACCTTCGCCTCCGTCGCCCCGAAGGAGTTTTCCACCTCCACGGGAATGCCGAGGTCGGCGAAGAACTTCCTGGTGAGGTTCGGATACTCCGTCGAGATCCTGGACCCCGGGAGGATATCTTTTGCGCTTGCGGCCCTCTGGGCCTCGGGGACGGCGACGACGACTTTAACTTTTCCGGGTCCCTGCTTGCCGTAGTCGAGCTCCGCCACCGTGACCACGACGGCCCCCGACTCCACCACCCAGTCGGTCCCGCTGATCCCCAGGTCGAAGTACCCCTTGGCGACGTAGGTGGGGATCTCCTGGGGCCGGAGGATCTTCACCTTCCCCACCCGGGGGTCGTCGATCCTGGCGTTGTACTCCCGCTCCGTCCTCTTGATCTCGAGCCCCGCCTGAGCGAAGAGCTGGAGGGTCTGGTTCTGGAGGCTCCCCTTTGGAATCGCGATATTGATCATGGATCAGAACACCTTCCTCCAGTGGGGGCCTCTGAGGCTTTTATCCTTTGCCATTCCGGCTCCCCCCGGATCCATCACAAATTTTAATATCCTCCAGGGGAGATCATCGTCGATGAACTTCAAAGATGCCCTGACGGGCAGAAGGTCCGTCAGGAGGTACGCCGACCGCCCCGTCGGCCGGGATCTGATCGCCTCCCTCATCGAGGCGGCGGAGACCGCCCCCTCCGCCGGAAACCTGAGGGCGAGGGAGTACTACGTCGTCCTCCGCCCCGAGCTGAAGCATGCCCTCGCCGCCGCCGCCTTCAGCCAGGAGCAGGTGGCTAGCGCCCCTGTCGTCATCGTCGTCTGCGCCGACCCCTCCCGGTCGGGGAGGCGGTACGGCGACCGGGGAGGGCTCTACTCGATCCAGGACGCCGCCTCGGCGACGACCTGCCTCCTCCTCGCCGCCTTCGATATGGGGCTAGCAAGCTGCTGGACCGGCGCCTTCGACGAGTCGATGGTGAGGGAGATCCTGAGCCTCCCCCGCCGCCTCGTCCCCACGGCGATCGTCCCCGTCGGCTGGCCAGCGGAGAGGCCGGCTCCGCCGCCGGGCCGGGATATGACGGAGGCAGTCCACTGGATCGAGGGATGAAGAGGGATCGGGGGCTGAAAGCGGATCGAGGTGTGACGGAGGGCCTCCGGGAGATCGTCGACGCCATCCTCGCCGGGGAGATCGGAAGCGAGGCGGAGCTCGATAAGTGGAAGAGGAAGGCCGGCCGCAAGTTCGGCCTCGCAGACCTGCCGAAGAACGCCGATATCCTCGCCGAGGCCGATGAGAGTGAGCGTGCCCGGCTAAAGCTCCTGGTTAGAAAGCCGACTAGAACTCTATCGGGGGTGGCGGTGGTGGCGGCGATGACCTCTCCCGCCCCCTGCCCCCACGGGGTCTGCGTCCCCTGCCCCGGCGGCATAGGTCTATCGAGCCCAACGCCTCAGAGCTACACCGGTCGGGAGCCGGCGGCGATGAGGGCGATCCAACAGGGCTACGACCCCTACCTCCAGGTGAGGGCGCGCCTCCGGCAGCTATCGGAGATCGGCCACCCTCTGGACAAGGTGGACCTGATCATCATGGGGGGGACGATCACCTCGCGCCCCCTGGGGTATGCGAGCTGGTTTGTCAAAAGGTGTCTTGAGGCGATGAACGATCATCCCCAGAGGGGCCCGGGTCCCGGGGGCTCCTCCCTCCAGGAGGCCCGAAAGAGCTTCCAGGAGGTGGCCCTCGAGAACGAGTCCTCCCGGGTCAGAAACGTCGGGACCACCTTCGAGACGAGGCCCGACTGGTGCGGTCCCGCCTCCATCCGGAGTATCCTCCACCTCGGGGGGACGAAGGTGGAGCTGGGGGTCCAGTCCACCGACGACGAACTTCTCTTGAGGATGAGACGGGGGCACACCGTCCGGGAGACGATCGAGGCGAACCGGGCCCTCCGGGAGGCGGGGCTGAAGGTGGGGTTTCACATGATGCCTGGCCTCCCCGGATCTGACCCCCAGCGGGACCTCGCCTCCTTTCGTGAGCTATTCGATGGCGAGGAGTTCCGGCCCGACTACCTCAAGATCTATCCCGCCCTGGTGGTGGAGGGGACGGAGCTCTACGACCTCTACCTCCGGGGCGAGTACGAGCCCCTGGGGGACGGCGAGGCGGCAGAGCTGATATCGAGGATAAAGGAGCTGATCCCCCCCTACACCAGGCTCCAGCGGGTCCAGAGGGACATCCCCGCCCCCGCGATAGCCGCCGGGGTCAAAAAGAGCAACCTCCGCCAGCTGGCGAAGGCGCGGCTCCTATCGAGGGGGGGGTCCTGCCGGTGCATCCGCTGCCGGGAGGCGGGGCTCCGGGGGGTCTCTGAGGAGGCGGAGGTATCCCTCAGAGACCTCTCCTACCGGGCTTGCGGCGGCGAAGAGCGGTTCCTCTCCTTTGAGGCGGAGGACGGCACCCTGGCGGGCTTCCTCCGCCTCCGGCTCTCGGAGGGGGCACACGTCAGGGAGCTCCACGTCTACGGCCCCATGACCCCCCTGGGGAAGAGGGGCGGCTGGCAGCACCGGGGCATAGGATCGACCCTCCTCGCCGAGGCGGAGGAGATCTCCTCCTACCGGGGTTATGAATCCCTCCGGGTAACGAGCGGTATCGGGGCGAGGCCTTACTACCGGAGGCAAGGCTACCAGCTCCAGGGCCCATACATGGTCAGGGACCTCCCCTGAGCCGGCCCGGAGCCGGAGGCGGGATCATCAGGGGGGAGGGCATTCGGGGATGCAGAGGATCGCCAGAAGGAGAAGGATGGCAGCGGCTGTGACCAATATGATGTGATCTCGAAGCTTCCTCCACCGCCCTTCGGCGATCCCGGCCTCGAGATTTGAAGCTTCCATGAACGGCATCACCTTCATCTCCTCTTTCGCCATCGATCCGGGAAAAATGAGCGGCTTACGACGGCGGCTGGTCGAAGGGGAATTGCTTCAGACCTAATCCCTTATTAGAGGATCTGTTCCTAAATAAACCTTCCTGACAGATCCCGAAAGAGGCTTCTTCGACTCCTCGCCGTCGGCCCCGCATTGGGCCGACCCCTTTGGTCAGAAGAATCAATTGCCCTCGATTTTGGTCCATATTCTAAATCAATCTCCGGGGCCATTATATGGGACGTCCCATCCCATCTCCGGACCCTCTTCGAGCCGGTCGGCGACAGATCTTCAAAGCTTTTATGGAAACATCATCTTTAAATATTATGTATGGGGCGTAATTTATCGGCTCGCAAAAGGCCGTCTTTGGGGTGGCGAGAAGGATGGAGCGCAGCGGGACCTCTCTCTGCCGAGCGGATCCGGATGGCGGCCCGGATTTAAGCCGACGGGCGGGCTTCATATCTGCCGCCCCGAAGATGGGGAGGTGTGGCTTCAGCTCGGAGGATACATCTCATCCTTTCAAAGGTGGCGCGTCAATTAATCGAACTTTATATCCTCTGGATATATCGTTATTACGGATTAAAACTGCAGTGCGAAAGGATTAACTATGGGAATTTAGATAATGCCCGGTGAAGGTGATGAACCGTGACAGATTGGCCCGTCCTCCTGCTGATCATGGAAGGGATACCCTTCCTGGCCTTCGTTTATTATCTCGATCACAAGAAGAAGATGTACCTCCTCGAGAGGGGGGTGGTGGATCGGGGTGGAGAGGAGTCTCTGGATGAGAGGCTCGAGAGGCGCCTCTCCTCTGGCCTCTTCCTCTCCCTGACGGGGGCGGCCATCATCATCGCTCCAAACCTGGCGAGGCATGCGGGGATCGAGGCCTTCCTCACCTTCGAGCTCCTGCTCTTGGGGATCGTGGTCCTCTGCTCCGGCCTGGCCATGCTCCTGGGTTACGGGATCATGAGAGGCAGGAAGCCCTACTCCTCCGAGGGGATCCTGGGGTTCAAGTGAGCCCTTCCGGATCCGACCCCCATCCTTCTTCCTCGGCCTCATCAAAATGGCCGGCATTTTTAGGATCTTATTAAAAGCTGAAAAAATAGGTCCCGGGACGGGAAAGAGGAGGCGCCAGGTTCGGATCCCGTCCATCGGATCTCTTTTTGGTGGTGGAGGCGGAGGGGGTTGGAGGCGCGTTCACCCTCCTGTTTTATCCGCAGCCTTCTGATCCCTCCTCCGCCTCGAGAGGGGAGGTCCACCGATCGATTCGGCGCCGGTCGTCCCCTTCACATCATCCCCGGGGGCATGCCCATTCCCATGCCCCCCATGCCGCCGGGCATCCCGCCCATGCCTCCCATCCCGGCACCTGGACCGGCGGGGGGCTGCTCCGTCCTCTTGGAGGCGATGACGTCGTCGATCCGGAGGATCAGGTTTGCGGCGTCGGTGGCGGACTTGATCGCCTGGGTCTTAACCCGGAGGGGCTCGACGACCCCCATCTCCCACATGTCCACGACCTTGCCGTCGGAGGTGTTGAGGCCGCCGGTCTTCATCCCCGCCTCGTGGCTGCTCTTCATCTCCGTCAGCTTGGTTATGGCGTCAAAGCCGGCGTTCTCGGCCAGGGCCTTGGGGATCTCGGCCACCGCTTCGGCGAACTTGGCGACGGCGAGCTGCTCTCTCCCCTTGAAGTTCGAGGAGTACTCTCGGAGCTTGAGGTAGAGCTCCACCTCGGGGGCGCCGCCCCCTGCCACGAGGGTCCCGTCCTCGACGGCGGCGGCGACGGCGTGGAGGGCGTCGTCCAGGGCCCTTTCGAGGCTGTCGACGACCTGCTGGGTCCCGCCCCGGAGGAGGAGGGAGACCGTCCCCTCTCTGGCGAGGCCGGTGACGAAGGCCATGGGGGCTCCGCCCACCTTCTTCTCCTCCACCAGCTCCGCCCGGCCCAGGTCTGCGGGGGTCATCTCGTCGAGGTTGGTGACGATGTTCCCGCCGGAGGCCCGGGCGAGCTTCTTCAGGTCGGTCTTTCTGATCCTCCGGAAGGCCATGATCCCCGCCTTTGCGAGGATGCTCTGGGCGAGGTCGTCGATCCCCTTCTGGCAGAAGACGACGTTGGCGCCGGTGGCTATCACCTTCTCCACCACCTTCTTGATCGCCTCCTTCTCCTGGTTTGCGAAGATCTTGAACTGGTCGGAGGAGGTTATGGAGATCTCGGCCTTCGTCTCGGTGTCCCGGGCCTCGATGGGGGTTCCGAGGATCGCGATCCTCGCATTCTCGACCTTCTTGGGCATGTTGGGGTGAACCCTCTCCTTGTCGATGATGATCCCGTGGAAGAGCTGGGAGTCGTCCATGCTCTCTCCGGCCTTCTTCTCGACGATGACGTTCTTGAGGGAGACGACCTTCTTCCCCTCCTCCGTCACCTCGGTCACCGCCAGGACCATGTCCACGGCGTCCTTGGAGATCTGGACGTCCGGGGTTCCTGCGAGCTTCCCGGTCATGGCGGTGAGGGCGATCTTCTCCAAGAGGTTCCTGTCCTTCTCGGAGACCTTCCTTGCCATCCCCTCCAGGACCTCGATCGCCTTATCGGCGGCCATGCTGTACCCCTGGACGATCATCGTCGGATGGACGCCGAGATCGACCAGCTCCTCCGCCCTCTTGAGGAGCTCGCCGGTGAGGATCGCCACCGTCGTAGTCCCGTCGCCGACGGCGTCGTTCTGGGCCTTCGCCGCCTCCACCAGCATCTTGGCGGCGGGGTGCTCCACCTCCATCTCCCGGAGGATCGTGACCCCGTCGTTGGTGATCGTCACGTCTCCGATGGTGTCTACGAGGAGCTTGTCCATCCCCCGGGGGCCGAGGGTGGACCTGACCGCCTTGGCCACGGCCCTCGCCGCCATGATGTTGTTGGCCATCGCCTCTCTTCCCCGCTCTCGCCGAGCGCCTTCTCTGAGAATCAATATCGGCTGTCCACCTAATCCTGCCATATAATGCCTCCTTCTCGGGAGCAGACTATTTGACCTTCTATAAAAGGGTTTTCTAGCTCATCGGAAGAACAGGCAGTTACAGCCACGTCAGCAAAAAAGTTCAAAGTATCTCATCACGGATCTAGGTCGGATCAGGGCGTCCCCTCGCCACCAGATCCGCTCCCCGAATCGTGATAGTACTTCATCTTCGCAACACAACCCCGATCGCCGTTGTAGAGCCAGAGCATGAGCTTCACCCAGAGGGCGATCTCATCGTCCAGCGTCTCGGGGAGAGTCTGGTGGAGGGATTTCAAGAGATCGAACCGGTAAAGGTCCACCGCCGACCGGATCCTCTCCCCATAGCTCTGGGCCTGGCTGACGGCCGCCCGATACGATATAAAGGCCAGGACCACCCCTACCGCAAAGACCAGAACGGCTTCTTTCAGAAACCCCAGCCCGCCCAGATATAGGGAGCCTCCAATTGAGACGATGGCGACGAGGGACGCGAAATTGAGCAAGGCGACCATGGGGGTGAGAGCCTCCTCGACCTCTTCTTGGACCTTCTCCGGGAGGAGGGGCCAGAGCCGCGGCCACCAGAAGACGGTGTCCATGCCGTCGCCGTAGGCGCCCTTGGAGTAGTCTTCAGCGGCTCGGAGGGCGTTGCCGAGGCGGGTGGGCATCAGCCGCTCTCTCTTAGGATAGCCGTAGAAGAGGACCGCCTGAAGCTCGTTGAACCTCGGCCGGTCCCCCTTCACTTCGGCCTGGTCAAGATCCTTGGTCATCCTCTCATAGATGGCCCTCTCGCCCCACCTCGGCATGTCGCCGAACCGGCGGTACAGCCACCGGGGCCAGTAGCCCTCGTAGAAGCGGACCGTTGGCCGGGTGAGGGGCATGAGGAGATAGGCCAGGACTGTGATCAGGATCAGGGCTCCGACGAGGATCAGGATCTGAGCCGAGAGCCCGCCCTCCTGCCCTTTGACCATCCCCTCCAGCTGCCAGAGCTCCAGAGCGGAGCCCCAGCCCCGGGGCCAGGCTCCTATCAGGACGGCGATCGAGGCGGAGATGAAGGCAGGAAACCAGTAGGCTAAGAGGAAGTTTCGGTCCAGAAGGCCCGATGCCTTATCCAGGAAGTTTCCGAGCATCGTTTACCCCTGAGAAGATCTGGTCCCGTCCGATCTGCCCTGAACCTCAAGCTCCGTCCCGCATTTAGGGCAGTGGGCCGTCGTCCCCCGCCACTCTATATCCCTGGTCCGGATTATTTTGTCGCAGTGGGAGCATCGATAGCTATTGGCCTTGCCACCTGCGGCCCCATAAATATCCGGGGTTCCATAGACGTCGGCGTACTGACGCTTTTCACTTTCGGCGTTATAGCCCTTCTTCCAATCCTCATTCACGAATTTTCACCTCTCGCCTTCTCGATGATCGCCTGCATCACCTCATCGCCGTCGCCGTCCGGCCCCGCCAGCCGGAGGAAGAGCCCCCTGAACCTGACCCCATCGACCTCCTCCACCGTCTCGCAGAGCCGATCGAAGCTGGCTGGCAGCGCCTCGGCGCCGAACGTGCCGAGAGAGAGGGTTAGGTTTTGAAGGGTTGAGGGCAGCATCCCGGAGCGGGTGAGCAAACGGATGACCGCTGAGGCCAGGTGATGGGCAAGAGATTTAGATGATCCCATTTTTCTGTGGTAATAGCCCAGATTGTTGTGGCTCACTGATACGGATTCGGTATCGCCGGTCAGATATTCGTACCGAAGAGCGTCCTCCTCAAACCTGGCCGCCTGGTCGGTCTGGCCCATCTCGTCCTTCAGGTCGGCGAGAGCGGAGAAGACCTTTCCTATCATTTCGATATCCTTCTCCTTCTCAAAGACCACCTTGCAATTCCAGAGGAGGCTTCCTGCCTCTTCGTAGCGTTCCAGCCGGAGGAGAGGAAAGTAATCGTTGAAGGCGGCATTCGCCAGATTCAGATCCGTCGCTCCGCGAACTTCCTTTGCCTTCAGTTCTTCTGCGTTCAGCTCCAGGGCCAGCTGAAAATCTCCTGAGCCAAGAGCCGCAACTCGGCCAGCATCGAGGATGCCCTCTATGACGTTCCAGGGCTCAACTGACTCATTCTCAGCTCTTTTTTCGGTAAGGACCTCCATCTTCCCCCTCAGCTCTTCCACGGCCGTCAGGACCTCGTCGTATCGGCCGAGCTTATTCAGCGCCTGGAGCCTTGATGCCTCGTCCGACAGCTGGGTCCAGGGTCCAAGACCCGCCTTGCGGGAATAACCCTTCATCTCCTCGGCGATATGGAGACCCTCCTCAAACCTGCCGGTCGTTAGAAGGATCTGGATAAGATAAGTAGAGAACGCTGAAGCCTCCCAGAACTTCCCTTCGTCTGAGCATTTGATCAGCAGAGACCTCAACATCGCCTC
The sequence above is drawn from the Methanothrix harundinacea 6Ac genome and encodes:
- a CDS encoding transposase, whose translation is MTLLRLYGLSVPQLELQVADGISFRVFLGTTETISDYTTVWLFLKIYQLRAKGYDVKKGLIQDASLITSDQGHTKKVVPRGGVVGAGH
- the hisG gene encoding ATP phosphoribosyltransferase encodes the protein MINIAIPKGSLQNQTLQLFAQAGLEIKRTEREYNARIDDPRVGKVKILRPQEIPTYVAKGYFDLGISGTDWVVESGAVVVTVAELDYGKQGPGKVKVVVAVPEAQRAASAKDILPGSRISTEYPNLTRKFFADLGIPVEVENSFGATEAKVPELADAVVDLTETGSTLVKNGLKIVDVILESTSELIANKNSWADPEKREEIEAIETMLFAVTRARGKVLIALNVPEDRIEEVIALLPSMKRPTVSKLYNSGFYAVQSVVDRSGINLLIPLLKKAGAEDIIEVAISKIVP
- a CDS encoding nitroreductase family protein, encoding MNFKDALTGRRSVRRYADRPVGRDLIASLIEAAETAPSAGNLRAREYYVVLRPELKHALAAAAFSQEQVASAPVVIVVCADPSRSGRRYGDRGGLYSIQDAASATTCLLLAAFDMGLASCWTGAFDESMVREILSLPRRLVPTAIVPVGWPAERPAPPPGRDMTEAVHWIEG
- a CDS encoding tRNA uridine(34) 5-carboxymethylaminomethyl modification radical SAM/GNAT enzyme Elp3 — its product is MKRDRGLKADRGVTEGLREIVDAILAGEIGSEAELDKWKRKAGRKFGLADLPKNADILAEADESERARLKLLVRKPTRTLSGVAVVAAMTSPAPCPHGVCVPCPGGIGLSSPTPQSYTGREPAAMRAIQQGYDPYLQVRARLRQLSEIGHPLDKVDLIIMGGTITSRPLGYASWFVKRCLEAMNDHPQRGPGPGGSSLQEARKSFQEVALENESSRVRNVGTTFETRPDWCGPASIRSILHLGGTKVELGVQSTDDELLLRMRRGHTVRETIEANRALREAGLKVGFHMMPGLPGSDPQRDLASFRELFDGEEFRPDYLKIYPALVVEGTELYDLYLRGEYEPLGDGEAAELISRIKELIPPYTRLQRVQRDIPAPAIAAGVKKSNLRQLAKARLLSRGGSCRCIRCREAGLRGVSEEAEVSLRDLSYRACGGEERFLSFEAEDGTLAGFLRLRLSEGAHVRELHVYGPMTPLGKRGGWQHRGIGSTLLAEAEEISSYRGYESLRVTSGIGARPYYRRQGYQLQGPYMVRDLP
- the thsB gene encoding thermosome subunit beta, with the protein product MAGLGGQPILILREGARRERGREAMANNIMAARAVAKAVRSTLGPRGMDKLLVDTIGDVTITNDGVTILREMEVEHPAAKMLVEAAKAQNDAVGDGTTTVAILTGELLKRAEELVDLGVHPTMIVQGYSMAADKAIEVLEGMARKVSEKDRNLLEKIALTAMTGKLAGTPDVQISKDAVDMVLAVTEVTEEGKKVVSLKNVIVEKKAGESMDDSQLFHGIIIDKERVHPNMPKKVENARIAILGTPIEARDTETKAEISITSSDQFKIFANQEKEAIKKVVEKVIATGANVVFCQKGIDDLAQSILAKAGIMAFRRIRKTDLKKLARASGGNIVTNLDEMTPADLGRAELVEEKKVGGAPMAFVTGLAREGTVSLLLRGGTQQVVDSLERALDDALHAVAAAVEDGTLVAGGGAPEVELYLKLREYSSNFKGREQLAVAKFAEAVAEIPKALAENAGFDAITKLTEMKSSHEAGMKTGGLNTSDGKVVDMWEMGVVEPLRVKTQAIKSATDAANLILRIDDVIASKRTEQPPAGPGAGMGGMGGMPGGMGGMGMGMPPGMM